A segment of the Bacteroidetes Order II. bacterium genome:
ACATGCCCGAAGAAGCGCTAACCGTCCGACCAGCCGTCCGAAAAGTCCTTGAAGCCCTTTGGCAGGCACGCAAGCCCGATACGCCCGAATGAGAACTCCATGACGGATCCGCATAAAATCAAAATTACCTTTCTCGGAACCGGTACTTCCACCGGCGTTCCTGTATTGGGTTGCACCTGCGAAATTTGCACCTCCACCGATCCGCGCGACAAACGATTGCGGTGTTCGGCCTTTATCGAGGTGAATGGACTCCATTTGCTCATAGATTCTGGCCCCGATTTTCGCTACCAAGCCATGCGGGCACAAATCAAACAAGTAGATGCCGTACTTTATACACATCACCACTACGACCATGTGTTTGGGATGGAAGATTTGCGGCCCTATTTTTTTTATAATCCCCATCCCATTCCTTGTTATGTAGCCCCCAATGTAGGGCAGGTATTGCAGACGATGTTTGGCTACATCTTTCAAGATGGCTCCTATCCCGGTGTCCCCAAAATGGTACTGAGGTCCGTTTCGGCGCCCTTCGAGGTCTCTGGGCGGTATAGCTTTGATGTGGCATTGCCGGATGGCACGCCGCTACACCAAGAAAATACCGACTGCAAGGTCTCGATTACCCCCATTCCGTTGTTTCATGGGGCACTTCCGATTTATGGCTATCGAATTGGAAATATGGCCTATCTGACGGATACCAGTGCCATTCCGGAGTCCTCTATGACTTTGCTTAAAGGGCTGGATTTATTGGTCTTGGATGCCCTTAGGCCGCAAGAACATCATTCCCACTTTTCGATTGCACAAGCCATTGAAGCCGCTACGCAGATTGGTGCAAAGCGCACCTATTTTATCCACATGACCCATCAGGTGCTACATGAGCGGGAAGAAGCCTTGTTACCTTCGCATATCCGCTTTGCGTTTGATGGCCTGATGTTAGAAACAGCCTAAATACGCTAACGCTATGCGCATTCTTGTCTTAAATGGCCCTAATCTGAACCTCTTGGGCGA
Coding sequences within it:
- a CDS encoding MBL fold metallo-hydrolase, whose protein sequence is MTDPHKIKITFLGTGTSTGVPVLGCTCEICTSTDPRDKRLRCSAFIEVNGLHLLIDSGPDFRYQAMRAQIKQVDAVLYTHHHYDHVFGMEDLRPYFFYNPHPIPCYVAPNVGQVLQTMFGYIFQDGSYPGVPKMVLRSVSAPFEVSGRYSFDVALPDGTPLHQENTDCKVSITPIPLFHGALPIYGYRIGNMAYLTDTSAIPESSMTLLKGLDLLVLDALRPQEHHSHFSIAQAIEAATQIGAKRTYFIHMTHQVLHEREEALLPSHIRFAFDGLMLETA